The following are encoded together in the Humulus lupulus chromosome 5, drHumLupu1.1, whole genome shotgun sequence genome:
- the LOC133779189 gene encoding uncharacterized protein LOC133779189, which yields MTEYALEFDRLSKFAANLVPTNATRVDQFIRGLKPMIARDVKIVSVGGNSTYAQVLERVLTAEIWEDRIWKEGASKTEYLECKKCKKCHQGECRENASYSYGKEEHIKRNFLQKSQEGFKEKHRKDDNLVPARVFTLTKPKAEASTTVVSGQIFISGIDCHVLIDSGATHSFAAKRMVDRFNRTYEMHAKGFGTMLPIGEVVISRKWFRALSLRVDCRELFVDLIKLDVTDFDVILGMDWLVKYDATVD from the exons ATGACGGAGTACGCATTAGAGTTTGACCGACTTTCCAAGTTTGCAGCAAACTTAGTACCAACCAATGCAACCAGAGTAGATCAGTTTATTCGAGGCTTAAAGCCTATGATAGCCAGAGACGTGAAAATTGTGTCAGTAGGGGGAAACAGTACATATGCTCAGGTTCTGGAAAGGGTCCTCACAGCTGAAATATGGGAAGACAGAATCTGGAAGGAAGGTGCTTCTAAGACTGAG TACCTGGAGTGCAAGAAGTGTAAGAAGTGCCACCAGGGTGAATGTCGTGAAAACGCAAGTTACAGTTATGGTAAGGAAGAACATATTAAGAGGAACTTCCTACAGAAGAGTCAGGAAGGATTCAAAGAAAAACATAGGAAGGACGATAATTTGGTTCCAGCACGTGTGTTTACTCTCACCAAACCTAAGGCAGAAGCAAGCACTACCGTGGTCTCAGGTCAGATTTTTATctctggaattgattgtcatgtTTTAATTGATTCTGGAGCCACTCATTCATTTGCTGCTAAGAGAATGGTGGATAGATTTAATAGAActtatgagatgcatgctaaggGGTTTGGGACCATGTTACCAATCGGGGAAGTGGTGATATCTAGGAAGTGGTTTAGAGCCTTGTCTTTGAGAGTAGATTGTAGGGAGCTATTTGTAGACTTGATTAAGCTGGATGTAACTGATTTTGATGTAATCcttggaatggattggctggtgAAGTACGACGCTACCGTTgattga
- the LOC133779190 gene encoding uncharacterized mitochondrial protein AtMg00860-like: MALDELKELKVQLQELLDLDDILIYSRTEEEHEEHLRLTLQRLRDHQLYVKFKKFEFWLTQVAFLEHIISKDGIKVDPVKIEAVKDWPQPKNASEVRSFLRLAGYYQKFVEGFSKIATPLTELTRKGIKFV, encoded by the exons ATGGCGCTCGATGAATTGAAGGAGTTAAAGGTTCAGCTACAAGAACTACTCGACCtag ATGATATTTTAATCTATTCGCGAACTGAAGAGGAACACGAAGAACACCTAAGGTTGACACTTCAAAGGTTGAGGGATCATCAATTGTACGTGAAATTCAAGAAGTTTGAGTTTTGGCTAACTCAAGTGGCGTTCTTAGAAcacattatcagtaaggatggtattaaggtggatccagtaAAGATTGAAGCCGTAAAAGATTGGCCACAACCAAAGAATGCTtcggaggtgagaagttttcttaggttggcagggtattaccaAAAATTTGTAGAAGGTTTTTCGAAGAttgctacgccattgacagaactcACCAGAAAGGGTATCAAGTTTGTATAG
- the LOC133777407 gene encoding uncharacterized protein LOC133777407, whose translation MEAPGGNSDAYRSPSSSSSSGSSRRFGLLSASNIIQAPLSALLEYSGILRSRSNYQETEGLINGRVSGFRDHLHGQLDEPATASNDGEVSIRIIGATEQEHGREGTGLVVGQARGEVTSTQNEASAQSMATMASATLTPDSRAERGSGEGISQSLSGNADGEVGGGTGTNGRDSSYQRYDIQQAARWIEQVLPFSLLLLVVFIRQHLQGFFVTIWIAAVMFKSNDIVRKQTALKGERKVSVLIGICLAFTVHVVGVYWWYQNDDLLYPLVMLPPKIIPPFWHAVFIILVNDTLVRQVAMTFKCMLLIYYRNSRGRNYRKQGQMLTLIEYLLLLYRALLPTPVWYRFFLNKEYGSLFSSLMTGLYLTFKLTSVVEKVQSFFAALKALSRKEVHYGAYATSEQVNAAGDLCAICQEKMHAPILLRCKHIFCEDCVSEWFERERTCPLCRALVKPADLRSFGDGSTSLFLQLF comes from the exons ATGGAAGCGCCTGGGGGCAATTCCGACGCGTACCGAAGCCCTTCGTCGTCTTCTTCTAGTGGTAGTTCTAGAAGATTCGGATTGTTATCTGCCTCGAACATAATCCAGGCACCGCTCTCCGCCTTGTTGGAGTATTCGGGTATTCTTCGCAGTCGTTCTAATTATCAAGAAACAGAGGGTCTGATCAACGGACGCGTTTCGGGATTTCGGGATCATCTTCATGGTCAGCTCGATGAGCCTGCGACTGCCAGCAACGATGGAGAGGTTTCAATTAGGATAATTGGCGCAACGGAACAGGAGCATGGCAGGGAAGGGACTGGTTTGGTGGTTGGGCAGGCGAGAGGGGAAGTCACTTCCACTCAGAATGAGGCTTCGGCCCAATCCATGGCTACAATGGCTTCTGCTACATTGACGCCGGATTCTAGGGCTGAACGCGGGTCAGGAGAAGGCATTTCCCAGTCGTTAAGTGGAAATGCTGACGGAGAAGTAGGGGGTGGAACTGGTACTAATGGCAGGGATTCGTCTTACCAACGATATGACATTCAGCAGGCTGCTAGGTGGATTGAGCAGGTCCTGCCCTTTTCTTTGCTACTGTTGGTGGTCTTTATTCGACAGCATTTGCAAG GTTTTTTTGTTACAATTTGGATTGCTGCTGTTATGTTTAAATCAAATGATATTGTAAGAAAACAGACAGCTTTAAAG GGAGAGAGAAAAGTCTCTGTTCTGATAGGCATCTGTCTTGCTTTCACAGTTCATGTTGTTGGTGTGTACTGGTGGTATCAGAATGATGATCTGCTGTACCCATTAGTGATGCTTCCTCCCAAAATCATACCGCCATTTTGGCATGCTGTTTTTATCATCTTGGTGAATG ATACGTTGGTTCGGCAGGTTGCGATGACATTCAAGTGCATGTTATTGATATATTACAGAAACAGCAGAGGCCGAAATTACCGTAAGCAG GGTCAAATGCTGACTTTGATTGAGTACCTACTCCTCTTGTACCGTGCCTTGTTGCCAACACCAGTGTGGTACCGTTTTTTCTTGAACAAAGAATATGGAAGCCTCTTTTCTTCTCTAATGACAGGATTGTATTTAACGTTTAAGCTCACTTCTGTAGTTGAAAAG GTGCAATCCTTTTTTGCTGCATTGAAAGCTTTATCACGGAAAGAAGTACACTATGGAGCATATGCAACATCTGAGCAG GTCAATGCAGCTGGTGATCTGTGTGCTATTTGTCAAGAAAAGATGCATGCTCCTATTCTACTTCGCTGCAAACACATATTTTGTGAGGACTGTGTGTCAGAGTG GTTCGAGAGAGAACGAACATGCCCATTATGCAGGGCTTTGGTCAAACCTGCAGATCTCAGATCATTTGGTGATGGATCAACCAGTCTATTTCTTCAGTTGTTTTAA